The following are from one region of the Cytobacillus firmus genome:
- a CDS encoding PP2C family protein-serine/threonine phosphatase produces the protein MDFREMMESKYRDILENYIKEQSEQALYQGQKFSRKSIEHKISPEEIISVHKSLMGELYPDLPEYVHHSFDILLEVMIGYGFAYREHQSLKHIQQELRTEMEIAANVQQTLLGTQVPSVEGLDIGAISVPAKHMNGDYFHFVQDENSTISIAIADVIGKGLPAALCMSMIKYAMDSVPENRNDPKTVLENLNRVVEQNVDLTMFITMFYGIYDTNSHMFSYGSAGHEPGLFYNAGNEQFTELTAKGLLLGIDKKTKYRQYEKGVNPGDMIILMSDGVTECRTEEGFIEKESLLELIKKYIHLSAQEIVNSVYKELEKLQHFQLRDDFTLIILKRNV, from the coding sequence ATGGATTTCCGAGAAATGATGGAATCAAAGTATCGGGATATTCTTGAGAATTATATTAAGGAACAATCTGAACAGGCACTGTATCAGGGCCAGAAGTTCAGCAGGAAGTCGATCGAGCACAAAATCTCACCTGAAGAGATTATCAGCGTTCATAAAAGCCTGATGGGTGAACTTTATCCGGACTTGCCTGAATATGTTCACCATTCTTTTGATATCCTTCTGGAAGTCATGATAGGCTATGGTTTTGCCTATAGAGAACATCAGAGCTTAAAACATATTCAGCAGGAACTCAGGACAGAGATGGAAATAGCTGCGAACGTTCAGCAAACCCTGCTGGGCACGCAGGTTCCTTCTGTCGAAGGACTGGATATCGGCGCAATAAGTGTTCCGGCCAAACATATGAACGGTGATTATTTCCACTTTGTTCAGGATGAGAACAGCACAATCAGCATCGCCATTGCTGATGTGATCGGTAAAGGTCTCCCTGCAGCACTTTGTATGTCCATGATTAAATATGCCATGGACAGTGTACCTGAAAACCGCAATGACCCTAAAACAGTCCTTGAAAACCTTAATAGGGTAGTGGAGCAGAACGTAGATTTAACCATGTTCATTACCATGTTTTATGGAATATATGATACAAACAGCCACATGTTCTCTTATGGTTCTGCCGGACATGAACCTGGCCTGTTCTATAATGCCGGAAATGAGCAATTTACCGAGCTGACTGCGAAAGGCCTGCTTCTTGGTATTGATAAAAAAACTAAATACCGCCAGTACGAAAAAGGAGTAAATCCCGGAGATATGATTATATTAATGTCAGACGGGGTTACAGAATGCCGTACAGAAGAAGGGTTTATAGAAAAGGAATCATTGCTGGAATTAATCAAGAAATACATTCATTTAAGTGCACAGGAAATAGTTAATAGCGTATATAAAGAACTTGAAAAACTTCAGCATTTTCAATTGCGGGATGATTTTACCTTAATTATTTTAAAAAGAAATGTTTAA
- a CDS encoding anti-sigma factor antagonist, which yields MNITIDVKENDMLIEAMISGEIDAYTAPKLREELFPLTEKEGVEMVVNLSEVSYMDSTGLGVFVGVFKNVRANNGKFQIVGLSDRLKRLFEITGLADIIDINSGIEGGVQ from the coding sequence ATGAATATTACTATAGATGTAAAAGAAAATGATATGCTGATTGAAGCAATGATAAGCGGGGAAATTGATGCGTACACAGCACCTAAACTCCGTGAAGAGCTTTTCCCTTTAACAGAAAAAGAAGGCGTAGAAATGGTGGTCAACCTATCTGAAGTCTCTTATATGGATAGTACCGGCTTAGGCGTATTTGTTGGTGTATTTAAAAATGTCCGTGCCAATAACGGCAAATTTCAGATTGTTGGCTTGTCGGACCGATTAAAGAGACTTTTCGAAATTACAGGCCTGGCGGATATTATCGATATTAACAGCGGGATTGAAGGTGGAGTACAATGA
- a CDS encoding PH domain-containing protein, whose protein sequence is MMMSNPKRLHPIAAAANFLKHLKEMLVPFLIFVVFGSRGGNGEIFQLILSIGVIIAVFLIGILTWWRYTYRLEEGELRIEYGVLVRKKRYIPLERIQSLDLSEGLLQRPFGLVKMKVETAGSTGAGEAEAVLTAISKADADFIQQAFSAAKNNPLEPEAAVQNREVIYKITAGELFLLSSTSGGAGVVISAVFAFVFQFEEIIPYEKVFAGLEGFIANGMIFVSILVFIVFLMAWLIALIGSMLKYAGFTLIRSENELIVTRGLLEKRQMTIPLNRIQAIQIRENLLRQPFGLATVYIESAGGSIEDNESARLMILPIVKKTRIAGLLKPHLPQYELQQGFFKAPKRALNRYLWRGFLWILPFVAVPILFFRPWGYLSLVLLILALGWSYLKYRDAGWDISSQQLALRYRGIVRTTVYLRRNRIQSLNMKVSYFQKKRSLATIEAAAMSGAGGTGGTVRDLDRKEVYAIYKWYSYTGLKQQEKRP, encoded by the coding sequence ATGATGATGTCTAATCCGAAACGGCTGCATCCAATAGCTGCGGCAGCAAATTTCCTGAAACATCTTAAGGAAATGCTGGTGCCCTTTCTTATTTTTGTCGTCTTTGGAAGCAGAGGAGGAAACGGGGAGATTTTTCAGCTTATCCTGTCTATAGGTGTCATAATCGCAGTCTTTTTAATCGGGATCCTTACCTGGTGGAGATATACCTATAGACTGGAGGAAGGCGAGCTTCGCATCGAGTATGGTGTTCTGGTAAGGAAGAAAAGGTATATTCCGCTTGAAAGAATCCAAAGTCTCGACTTATCGGAAGGCTTGCTTCAAAGACCTTTTGGACTTGTGAAAATGAAGGTGGAGACAGCGGGCTCAACCGGTGCGGGTGAGGCAGAAGCGGTATTGACGGCTATTTCCAAAGCAGATGCAGATTTCATTCAGCAGGCATTTTCAGCTGCCAAAAATAATCCTTTAGAACCGGAAGCAGCAGTGCAGAACCGGGAAGTGATTTATAAAATTACGGCCGGAGAACTTTTCCTTCTGTCATCAACTTCAGGCGGGGCAGGTGTCGTAATTTCAGCTGTCTTTGCGTTTGTTTTTCAATTTGAAGAAATCATTCCCTATGAAAAGGTGTTTGCCGGGCTCGAAGGGTTTATTGCCAACGGAATGATCTTTGTGAGTATATTGGTCTTCATTGTCTTTCTAATGGCATGGCTGATCGCTCTTATTGGAAGCATGCTGAAATATGCCGGTTTTACATTAATAAGAAGTGAGAATGAATTGATTGTCACCAGAGGCTTGCTCGAAAAGAGGCAAATGACGATCCCGCTGAACCGCATACAGGCTATTCAGATAAGGGAAAACCTGCTTAGGCAGCCATTTGGCCTGGCGACTGTTTATATTGAAAGTGCCGGAGGATCCATTGAAGACAATGAAAGCGCCCGTCTAATGATCCTGCCGATCGTGAAAAAAACTAGGATTGCCGGTTTGTTAAAGCCGCACTTGCCGCAGTATGAACTGCAGCAGGGTTTCTTTAAAGCTCCGAAAAGAGCCCTTAACCGCTATTTATGGAGAGGATTCCTGTGGATTCTGCCTTTTGTCGCAGTACCGATACTCTTTTTCAGGCCATGGGGATATCTTTCTTTGGTGCTGCTGATCCTTGCGCTGGGATGGTCGTATCTCAAATACAGGGATGCCGGCTGGGATATCAGCTCACAGCAGCTTGCGCTCAGATATCGCGGAATTGTCAGGACAACAGTGTACTTAAGAAGAAATCGAATCCAGTCTCTCAACATGAAAGTAAGCTATTTCCAGAAAAAACGCAGTCTGGCAACCATCGAAGCTGCCGCTATGTCCGGGGCAGGCGGGACAGGGGGAACCGTACGGGATCTCGACAGGAAAGAAGTATATGCTATTTATAAATGGTATTCTTATACTGGACTGAAACAACAAGAAAAGCGCCCGTGA
- a CDS encoding anti-sigma regulatory factor: protein MENQSCVKIINEWDIVAARQLGRNVAKELGFGTVDQARITTAISELARNIYLYAGQGQICIEKIYDGGKAGLRIVAVDSGPGINDLRQVMEDGYSTSGGLGAGLPGVKRLMDEFLIDSNPGTGTDIKATKWLR from the coding sequence ATGGAAAACCAATCCTGCGTTAAAATCATAAACGAATGGGACATCGTTGCAGCCCGCCAGCTTGGGCGGAATGTTGCTAAAGAGCTTGGTTTTGGTACAGTTGACCAGGCTAGAATCACTACAGCCATTAGTGAACTTGCCCGGAATATTTACTTATACGCCGGACAAGGGCAAATCTGTATTGAGAAAATATACGACGGCGGAAAAGCGGGATTGCGTATAGTTGCGGTAGACAGCGGCCCTGGAATCAATGATTTACGCCAAGTAATGGAAGATGGATACTCGACATCAGGAGGATTAGGAGCCGGCCTGCCAGGTGTGAAGCGGTTAATGGATGAGTTCTTAATTGACTCCAATCCCGGGACCGGTACAGATATAAAAGCAACTAAGTGGCTTCGTTAG
- the alr gene encoding alanine racemase — protein MNEQTKMYRDTWAEINLDHISYNVESMKKHVKEGAKIIAVVKANGYGHGDAAVAKAALEAGASSLAVATLDEAIALRMKKIEEPILVMGASRPEHAGEAASNNISLTVFQQEWLAKAAEYVEDGTLNIHIKLDTGMGRLGIRSRDELAGIESVIKKDKRFLLEGIFTHFATADSINNAYFETQLSRFEEMIGWLEVLPKYVHTSNSAAGLRFPKAHMNAVRMGISMYGLSPSMEIKPVLPFELKEAFSLHTSIVHVKKLHKGEKVSYGATYEAQEDEWVATLPIGYADGWIRKLQGQEVLAEEARVPIVGRICMDQCMIKIPHEMPVGTKVTLIGEQGKEKIQVDEIAEKLETINYEVTCMVSSRVPRIYKRDGKIIGGINYLL, from the coding sequence ATGAATGAACAGACAAAAATGTATCGGGACACTTGGGCAGAGATAAATCTGGACCATATATCATATAATGTAGAGTCAATGAAAAAACATGTAAAAGAAGGGGCAAAAATCATTGCGGTTGTTAAGGCAAATGGGTATGGGCATGGAGATGCAGCTGTAGCGAAGGCAGCGCTTGAAGCAGGCGCATCCTCCCTGGCGGTTGCGACCCTGGATGAGGCAATCGCATTGAGAATGAAAAAAATTGAAGAGCCAATTTTAGTAATGGGAGCGAGCCGCCCGGAACACGCAGGCGAGGCAGCCTCAAATAATATCTCCCTCACTGTTTTTCAGCAGGAATGGCTGGCAAAAGCAGCTGAATATGTAGAAGATGGAACCCTCAATATTCATATAAAGCTTGATACCGGCATGGGCCGCCTGGGGATTCGCAGCCGGGATGAGCTTGCTGGAATTGAGAGCGTTATCAAAAAGGACAAGCGTTTTCTGCTTGAAGGAATATTTACACACTTCGCCACAGCGGATTCAATAAACAATGCCTATTTTGAAACGCAGCTGAGCAGGTTTGAAGAAATGATCGGCTGGCTGGAGGTATTGCCGAAGTACGTCCACACCAGCAACAGTGCGGCAGGCCTCAGGTTTCCAAAAGCGCATATGAATGCTGTCAGAATGGGGATCAGCATGTATGGACTGTCTCCATCCATGGAAATAAAGCCTGTACTTCCATTCGAGCTGAAAGAAGCTTTTTCTCTCCACACTTCAATTGTTCATGTGAAAAAGCTCCATAAAGGCGAGAAAGTCAGTTATGGTGCAACTTATGAAGCACAAGAAGATGAATGGGTTGCAACATTGCCGATTGGCTATGCGGATGGCTGGATCCGAAAGCTTCAGGGGCAGGAGGTTCTTGCTGAAGAAGCAAGGGTTCCAATTGTTGGAAGGATATGCATGGATCAATGCATGATTAAAATACCCCATGAAATGCCTGTCGGAACAAAGGTAACCCTGATCGGCGAGCAGGGGAAAGAAAAAATTCAGGTTGACGAAATCGCCGAAAAGCTTGAAACCATCAACTATGAAGTTACTTGTATGGTATCTTCCCGGGTTCCGCGCATATATAAAAGAGATGGTAAAATTATCGGGGGAATTAATTATCTGTTATAA
- a CDS encoding STAS domain-containing protein, with protein sequence MRVRIPILKLNDCLLVSIQWELDDQTALQFQEDLLHKIHETSANGVVIDLTSIDFIDSFIAKVLGDVINMSKLMGAKVVITGIQPAVAITLIELGIGLDDVLTALDLEKGLEKLQQELGE encoded by the coding sequence ATGAGAGTGAGAATCCCAATTTTAAAGCTGAACGATTGCCTATTAGTCTCCATCCAGTGGGAATTAGATGATCAGACTGCTCTGCAGTTTCAGGAGGATCTGCTCCATAAAATCCATGAGACGAGCGCAAATGGAGTCGTGATTGATTTAACATCCATTGACTTTATTGATTCATTCATCGCTAAAGTTCTAGGCGACGTAATAAATATGTCCAAACTGATGGGTGCAAAAGTAGTCATAACCGGGATACAGCCTGCCGTAGCAATTACGCTTATTGAGTTAGGTATTGGGTTAGATGATGTCCTTACTGCATTAGATTTAGAAAAAGGTTTGGAGAAATTACAACAGGAATTGGGGGAGTAA
- the acpS gene encoding holo-ACP synthase → MISGIGIDIADLERIRKIIARQERFPDRILTPKELNGYRQLPEKRRAEFLAGRFAAKEAFSKAWGTGIGEELSFQDIEIEKNEKGKPFISKPFKEGVHLSISHSREYAVAQVVIEKS, encoded by the coding sequence ATGATTTCCGGTATTGGGATTGATATTGCAGACCTCGAGCGGATACGGAAAATTATTGCCAGGCAGGAGCGGTTTCCTGATCGGATTTTGACCCCAAAAGAGCTGAATGGCTATCGGCAATTGCCGGAAAAAAGGCGCGCAGAGTTTCTTGCAGGAAGATTTGCGGCGAAGGAAGCCTTTTCAAAGGCGTGGGGAACCGGGATCGGCGAAGAACTTTCCTTTCAGGATATTGAAATTGAAAAGAATGAAAAGGGTAAGCCGTTTATTTCAAAGCCATTTAAAGAGGGGGTTCACTTGTCGATTTCCCATAGCAGGGAGTATGCTGTGGCCCAAGTGGTTATAGAAAAATCATGA
- the sigB gene encoding RNA polymerase sigma factor SigB, translating into MQKQSQPNQKSKEETNALIKAYQLHQDEDAQNTLVLQYQNLVEAIARKYSKGRSYHEDIVQVGIIGLLGAIRRYDESFGKTFEAFAVPTIIGEIKRFLRDKTWSVHVPRRIKELGPKIKATVEELTTELHRSPRVDEIADMLEVSEEEVLEAMEMGKSYQALSVDHSIEADSDGGTVTLLDIVGNVDEGFEKVNQMLVLEKVLHVLSEREKLIIQYTYLENMSQKEAGDKLGISQMHVSRLQRRAIKKLQEAIHSETNNSECLS; encoded by the coding sequence ATGCAAAAACAATCTCAACCTAATCAAAAATCCAAAGAAGAAACAAATGCTTTAATCAAAGCCTACCAGCTTCACCAGGATGAAGATGCTCAAAATACCCTGGTTCTTCAATATCAGAATCTAGTTGAAGCCATTGCACGCAAGTACTCAAAAGGAAGATCCTATCATGAGGATATTGTCCAGGTAGGCATTATCGGCTTATTGGGTGCTATCCGCCGCTATGATGAGTCGTTCGGAAAAACGTTTGAGGCCTTTGCTGTTCCAACCATTATCGGGGAAATTAAGCGCTTCTTAAGGGATAAAACCTGGAGCGTTCATGTTCCGCGCCGCATAAAGGAATTGGGCCCGAAAATCAAAGCTACCGTTGAAGAGCTTACAACAGAGCTTCATAGGTCGCCAAGAGTAGACGAAATAGCCGATATGCTTGAGGTTTCTGAAGAAGAAGTGCTGGAAGCGATGGAAATGGGAAAAAGCTATCAGGCTCTTTCTGTTGACCATTCAATCGAAGCTGATTCTGATGGCGGAACGGTCACCCTTTTGGATATCGTCGGTAATGTGGACGAGGGCTTTGAAAAAGTAAACCAAATGCTGGTGCTTGAAAAAGTCCTGCATGTTCTGTCAGAGAGAGAGAAACTAATTATTCAATACACATATCTTGAGAATATGAGCCAAAAGGAAGCTGGAGATAAACTGGGGATTTCCCAGATGCATGTCTCGAGACTTCAGCGCCGTGCGATCAAAAAGCTTCAGGAAGCAATCCACTCTGAAACAAATAACTCGGAGTGCCTTTCATGA
- a CDS encoding rhomboid family intramembrane serine protease gives MFTRTESLKEFIRYYPVVTAIICIHIIIYLLTVIPLFPNSLIFEKLAGVNLYIVEGEYWRLLSPIILHSGFSHVLFNSFSLVLFGPVLERLLGKTRFILVYITAGAAANIATLILEPLTYIHVGASGAIFGLFGYFAAILVFRKELLSRENSQIILTITIIGVIMTFLQPNINVTAHIFGLIAGFLIGAASLAKGRTSSSSGIIRSGGLSGIRPSLKGVPASRLAVWGIIVILAIVGFLAR, from the coding sequence ATGTTTACGAGAACGGAAAGCTTAAAGGAATTTATCCGCTACTACCCAGTTGTTACGGCTATCATTTGTATCCATATTATCATCTATCTATTAACTGTCATTCCCCTATTCCCAAATTCGCTTATTTTTGAGAAGCTGGCAGGCGTCAATTTATATATTGTGGAGGGTGAATACTGGCGGCTGCTGAGCCCCATCATCCTGCACAGCGGCTTCTCTCATGTTTTATTTAACAGCTTTTCACTCGTTCTATTCGGTCCAGTCCTGGAGAGGCTGCTCGGAAAAACCAGATTCATTTTGGTTTATATCACAGCTGGCGCAGCCGCGAATATTGCTACACTCATCCTTGAGCCATTAACGTATATTCACGTGGGAGCCAGCGGCGCGATCTTTGGTTTGTTCGGCTACTTTGCAGCCATCCTTGTCTTTCGAAAAGAACTTTTATCCAGGGAAAACTCACAAATCATCCTGACCATTACGATCATTGGGGTCATTATGACCTTCCTGCAGCCAAACATCAATGTGACCGCACATATATTCGGCCTGATTGCAGGCTTCCTGATTGGCGCAGCCTCTCTGGCCAAAGGCCGTACATCATCTTCATCCGGCATCATAAGGTCAGGCGGACTTTCCGGCATCAGGCCTTCTTTAAAAGGAGTGCCTGCATCAAGGCTTGCTGTTTGGGGAATTATCGTTATTTTAGCCATAGTGGGGTTTTTAGCCAGATAA
- the rsbW gene encoding anti-sigma B factor RsbW gives MNEPFDYIEVKIPAKPEFVGVIRLTLSGIASRMGFAYEEIEDLKIATSEACTNAVQHAYKQNEQGEVVIGFGLYTDRLEVMVADSGKSFDFQSARQGIGPYDQTDSVEFLREGGLGLYLIETLMDEVRIHHKEGVTVFMTKYLEGEQVERDAKTIST, from the coding sequence ATGAACGAGCCATTTGATTATATAGAAGTGAAAATTCCGGCCAAGCCGGAGTTTGTCGGGGTAATCCGCCTGACATTATCAGGGATTGCCAGCCGGATGGGATTTGCATACGAAGAAATTGAAGATCTAAAGATCGCTACAAGTGAAGCTTGCACCAATGCAGTTCAACACGCATACAAACAGAATGAGCAAGGGGAAGTAGTCATCGGATTCGGTTTATATACTGACCGCCTTGAGGTAATGGTCGCAGACAGCGGAAAAAGCTTTGATTTCCAATCAGCCAGACAAGGCATTGGGCCATATGACCAGACTGATTCTGTGGAATTTTTGCGTGAAGGAGGCTTGGGTCTATACCTGATTGAAACATTGATGGATGAAGTAAGAATTCATCACAAAGAGGGTGTTACGGTCTTCATGACCAAATACCTAGAAGGAGAGCAGGTGGAGAGGGATGCAAAAACAATCTCAACCTAA
- a CDS encoding RsbT co-antagonist protein RsbRA, with the protein MNSTILNFIQNNKDSIFNHWLEATKENADERVTKVVSDQVFIGTSREFIDLIISNIKSSNEEFTSKLSDFSEKIVRLGWPLSFVTKGLQTFGKIVFEGMQEAGIVNQENQMKVIYEFDGWMTPMVNEVVNMYSATWERTVSLQKIALQELSAPLIPVFEGITVMPLVGTIDTERAKQIMENLLNGVVKHRSEVVLIDITGVPVVDTMVAHHIIQAADAVRLVGAKCMLVGIRPEIAQTIVNLGIDLNQFTTKNTLKKGVEAALELTSRKIVKVEGEE; encoded by the coding sequence ATGAATTCGACAATATTGAATTTTATACAAAATAATAAAGATTCTATTTTCAATCATTGGCTGGAGGCTACAAAAGAAAACGCGGATGAAAGGGTTACAAAGGTAGTTTCGGATCAGGTATTTATCGGGACAAGCCGGGAATTCATTGACCTGATTATTTCAAATATAAAAAGCTCAAATGAGGAATTCACTTCAAAATTGAGTGATTTCTCCGAAAAAATCGTTCGATTGGGCTGGCCGCTCAGTTTCGTGACAAAAGGGCTTCAGACATTTGGAAAGATTGTGTTCGAGGGCATGCAGGAAGCTGGAATTGTCAACCAGGAGAACCAAATGAAAGTCATTTACGAGTTCGATGGCTGGATGACTCCAATGGTAAATGAAGTGGTAAATATGTATTCGGCCACTTGGGAAAGAACTGTGTCCCTGCAAAAAATTGCCCTTCAGGAACTGTCTGCGCCGCTGATCCCTGTTTTCGAAGGAATTACGGTCATGCCGCTTGTCGGTACAATTGATACCGAGCGTGCAAAGCAGATTATGGAGAACCTCTTAAACGGAGTGGTTAAACACCGTTCAGAAGTGGTCCTTATAGATATAACGGGTGTGCCGGTTGTTGATACAATGGTAGCCCATCATATTATACAGGCAGCAGATGCTGTAAGACTTGTCGGTGCAAAGTGCATGCTTGTAGGCATACGCCCTGAGATTGCTCAGACGATTGTAAACCTGGGAATTGATTTAAATCAGTTCACCACAAAAAATACCTTGAAAAAGGGTGTAGAAGCGGCTCTTGAGTTAACCAGCCGCAAAATTGTGAAGGTGGAGGGAGAGGAATGA
- a CDS encoding LolA family protein, with translation MKKKWFMLLAGLLVVLALSACGSKTQEDVVKDLDKKLEDVKGYKAEAKMTLQMGTDPQTYEIEVWHKDPDFYRVNLKNAQKDQSQMILRNNDGVFVLTPALNKSFRFQSDWPQNSSQAYLYESLIKDIMEDKEAKFSATKEHYVFETKTRYQNNQMLPVQEIKLKKSDLSPVSVKVMDPDKNALVTVEFSNVKFNASFDKKDFDMQKNMTGAQLEVPVMAEMEDQEFTVKYPQMDMADVKLVDEQEMKTEDGKRVVLTYDGEKSFTLVQEKATVMPTSSVVTSVKGEPVDLGFTIGALSDNTISWTYQGVDYMIASNDLSPEEMSDIARSVQGEMVK, from the coding sequence ATGAAGAAAAAGTGGTTCATGCTGCTTGCCGGGCTTTTGGTTGTTCTTGCATTGTCTGCCTGTGGTTCTAAAACACAGGAGGATGTTGTGAAGGATCTTGATAAAAAGCTCGAAGACGTTAAGGGATACAAGGCAGAGGCAAAAATGACTCTGCAGATGGGAACGGACCCGCAGACATATGAAATAGAAGTGTGGCATAAAGATCCGGATTTTTACCGGGTAAACCTGAAAAACGCCCAAAAGGATCAAAGCCAGATGATTCTCAGAAACAATGACGGTGTATTTGTCCTCACTCCTGCGCTGAACAAGAGCTTCCGCTTCCAGAGTGATTGGCCGCAGAACAGCAGCCAGGCTTATTTATATGAATCATTAATCAAGGACATTATGGAGGATAAAGAAGCTAAGTTCTCAGCTACAAAAGAGCATTATGTGTTTGAAACAAAAACACGCTATCAAAATAATCAGATGCTTCCTGTACAGGAAATCAAGCTGAAGAAGTCCGATTTATCACCAGTCAGTGTGAAGGTTATGGATCCTGATAAAAATGCACTTGTAACAGTAGAATTTTCAAATGTAAAATTCAATGCCAGCTTCGATAAGAAAGACTTTGACATGCAAAAGAACATGACAGGCGCCCAGCTCGAAGTGCCAGTCATGGCCGAGATGGAGGATCAGGAGTTCACAGTTAAATATCCGCAGATGGACATGGCGGATGTAAAGCTGGTTGATGAACAGGAAATGAAAACAGAAGACGGCAAGCGCGTTGTTTTGACATATGATGGAGAAAAGTCATTTACGCTTGTACAGGAAAAGGCCACTGTCATGCCGACATCATCCGTTGTTACATCTGTTAAAGGCGAGCCGGTTGACCTTGGCTTCACCATTGGTGCACTTTCTGACAACACCATCTCCTGGACTTACCAGGGCGTGGATTATATGATCGCATCCAACGATTTATCACCTGAAGAAATGTCCGATATTGCCCGTTCGGTACAAGGAGAAATGGTGAAATAA
- the ndoA gene encoding type II toxin-antitoxin system endoribonuclease NdoA — MIVKRGDVYFADLSPVVGSEQGGVRPVLVIQNDIGNRFSPTVIVAAITAQIQKAKLPTHVEIDAKRYGFERDSVILLEQIRTIDKQRLTDKITHLDDEMMEKVDEAVQISLGLIEF, encoded by the coding sequence TTGATTGTCAAACGTGGTGACGTTTATTTTGCAGACCTATCCCCAGTTGTTGGTTCAGAACAAGGCGGCGTCCGTCCAGTGCTTGTCATCCAAAACGACATCGGGAATCGGTTTAGTCCCACAGTAATTGTTGCAGCAATCACAGCTCAGATTCAAAAAGCAAAGCTGCCTACTCACGTTGAAATTGATGCGAAGCGTTATGGTTTTGAAAGGGATTCGGTCATCTTATTAGAACAGATTCGTACAATTGATAAACAACGCTTAACCGATAAAATAACCCATCTCGATGACGAAATGATGGAAAAAGTGGATGAAGCCGTGCAAATCAGCTTAGGCCTAATCGAATTTTAG
- a CDS encoding CopG family ribbon-helix-helix protein: MSESSTTTEIMVKLPQHLLTELDGFAKQENVNRSEFIYQATKMYLRERKKRQIRESMRRGYMEMAKINLTIASEAFQAEYEAEHTVERLVSGG; the protein is encoded by the coding sequence GTGTCTGAGTCCAGCACAACAACAGAGATAATGGTAAAGTTACCGCAGCATCTTTTAACCGAGTTAGACGGATTTGCTAAACAGGAAAACGTTAACCGGAGTGAATTCATTTATCAAGCAACCAAAATGTATTTGCGTGAACGCAAAAAGAGACAAATTCGCGAGTCCATGAGACGTGGTTACATGGAGATGGCGAAAATAAATTTGACGATTGCATCTGAAGCATTTCAAGCGGAATACGAGGCAGAACACACAGTTGAACGTCTAGTTAGCGGAGGATAA
- a CDS encoding PP2C family serine/threonine-protein phosphatase, giving the protein MTKLVRDNIEVIAHQTAKEGKSFCGDGYYFTATDEYFVCVLADGLGSGEYAYEASSAVVSVVEQHHEKDVDTLMKLCNDVLLQKRGAAVALFKVHFASREFVYSCVGNIRFFLYSSAGKLTYPLPVTGYLSGRPQVFHTQRFTYEAESKFLIYSDGFNIHGVKSLLKAFLPIDLISEDIKKQYPSTSDDATFILGSLL; this is encoded by the coding sequence ATGACCAAATTGGTTAGAGATAACATCGAAGTGATTGCACACCAGACAGCTAAAGAAGGCAAATCTTTCTGCGGTGATGGCTATTATTTTACCGCAACGGATGAATACTTTGTATGTGTGCTTGCAGATGGCCTTGGAAGCGGAGAATATGCGTATGAGGCTTCTTCTGCTGTTGTTTCTGTTGTAGAGCAGCATCACGAGAAAGATGTGGATACTCTTATGAAGCTCTGCAACGATGTACTTTTGCAAAAAAGAGGAGCAGCAGTCGCGCTGTTTAAAGTGCATTTTGCTTCCAGGGAATTTGTATACAGCTGTGTAGGGAATATTCGATTTTTCCTTTATTCATCTGCAGGAAAACTCACTTATCCTCTGCCTGTAACAGGATATCTGTCAGGAAGGCCGCAGGTGTTTCATACCCAGCGGTTTACGTATGAAGCGGAGTCTAAATTTTTGATATACTCAGATGGCTTTAATATCCATGGGGTTAAATCTTTGCTGAAAGCATTTCTCCCTATTGATCTTATCTCGGAAGATATAAAGAAGCAGTATCCATCTACTTCAGATGATGCTACTTTCATACTTGGAAGCTTACTCTAG